A genomic stretch from Pieris napi chromosome 18, ilPieNapi1.2, whole genome shotgun sequence includes:
- the LOC125058595 gene encoding protein ANTAGONIST OF LIKE HETEROCHROMATIN PROTEIN 1-like: MINVRRICVAYILYKRRNKKTRVHVDPFLENRLLAGAFVTRFGKLQNNERKFKNYFRMSIRSFDELLCKIENKLQKSSLRRITIQPIERLAITLRYLATGNTFTDLHYSYVIGIATISEIVRQVCYIIWIELKSECIPQLNGIKWKEIAEGFLTYTNFPNCLGAIDGKHIRVIRPPHSGSLYFNYKKYYSVVLLAMCDADYNFTYINVGTSGSNADSTIFRRSQLYTKLESNTLGIPDPQELPIICPEVAYPSSVRAKLPFVIVGDEAFGLSSHVMRPYARDNLPYKKKIFNYRLSRARRYIECTFGIMSNKFRIFHRSMNVKLDLAQLIVKTACVLHNFIRKRDGYKVSHTFVTNGFTGPLPRQQTESSNTSASNIRDIFADYFINEGKVSWQHRYIIN; this comes from the exons ATGATCAATGTCAGAAGAATATGTGTCGCTTACATACTTTACAAACGACGAAACAAGAAGACAAGAGTACATGTTGATCCCTTTCTTGAAAATAGGCTTCTTGCTGGGGCGTTTGTTACACGCTTTGGaaaactacaaaataatgaacgtaaatttaaaaattactttcgaATGTCCATTCGTTCTTTTGATGAACTGTTGTGTAAAATTGAGAATAAGCTACAAAAAAGCAGTTTACGAAGGATTACAATACAACCGATTGAGAGGCTCGCTATTACATTAag ATATTTGGCAACTGGTAATACATTCACTGATCTACACTATTCCTATGTGATTGGAATTGCAACAATTAGCGAAATAGTAAGACAAGTTTGTTACATAATATGGATTGAACTAAAGTCTGAATGTATTCCACAGCTTAATGGGATCAAATGGAAAGAAATCGCAGAGGGATTTCTCACATATACAAATTTTCCTAATTGCTTGGGTGCAATTGATGGAAAACATATAAGAGTGATTCGGCCGCCGCACAGTGGAtcactatattttaattataagaaatattattctGTAGTGCTCCTCGCAATGTGTGATgctgattataattttacatatattaatgtCGGTACCAGTGGAAGCAACGCCGATTCAACCATCTTTAGAAGGAGTCAATTGTATACGAAACTGGAAAGTAACACGTTGGGTATCCCTGACCCGCAAGAGTTGCCTATTATTTGCCCCGAAGTAGCTTATCCATCTAGTGTAAGAGCAAAGTTGCCGTTCGTGATAGTGGGAGACGAGGCATTTGGTTTATCATCACATGTGATGCGGCCTTATGCTCGTGATAATTTACCttacaaaaagaaaatatttaattaccgTCTGTCCAGAGCTAGAAGGTACATAGAATGCACTTTTggaattatgtcaaataaatttagaatatttcACAGATCCATGAATGTCAAGTTAGATCTAGCACAATTAATAGTCAAGACGGCATGTGTACTTCACAATTTCATAAGGAAACGGGATGGCTACAAGGTCAGCCATACATTTGTCACAAATGGTTTTACGGGACCACTACCCAGGCAGCAGACTGAAAGTAGTAATACGTCGGCAAGTAATATCAGAGATATATTTGCAGATTACTTTATCAATGAAGGAAAAGTCTCCTGGCAACAccgatatataattaattaa